A single genomic interval of Oryza sativa Japonica Group chromosome 7, ASM3414082v1 harbors:
- the LOC4343124 gene encoding large ribosomal subunit protein eL42, which yields MVNVPKTKKTYCKNKECRKHTLHKVTQYKKGKDSLSAQGKRRYDRKQSGYGGQTKPVFHKKAKTTKKIVLKLQCQSCKHYSQHPIKRCKHFEIGGDKKGKGTSLF from the exons ATG GTGAACGTGCCAAAAACTAAGAAGACTTACTGTAAGAACAAGGAATGCAGGAAGCACACCCTACACAAGGTTACCCAGTACAAGAAAGGAAAGGATAGCCTTTCTGCTCAGGGGAAGCGTCGTTATGACCGCAAGCAGTCAGGATATGGTGGGCAGACAAAGCCTGTTTTTCACAAGAAG GCCAAGACAACAAAGAAGATCGTTCTGAAGCTGCAGTGCCAGAGCTGCAAGCACTACTCTCAGCACCCGATCAAG AGGTGCAAGCACTTTGAAATCGGTGGAGACAAGAAGGGCAAGGGAACTTCACTCTTCTAA